In bacterium, the following proteins share a genomic window:
- the trmFO gene encoding methylenetetrahydrofolate--tRNA-(uracil(54)-C(5))-methyltransferase (FADH(2)-oxidizing) TrmFO, producing MNVVVIGGGLAGSECAINLAKAGIKVTLYEMRPLRFTPAHKTPYFAELVCSNSLKSTELHNAHGLLKKEMEILGSKLLEFAKESSIASGRALVVDRELFSKKITETIESHPMIKIVREEVTFLPEADYIVIATGPLTSDKFAEFLKGLIGESFLNFYDAVAPIVTSESLDTSKMYFKDRHGEQDDIYLNIPLTRDQYLAFVEELRKAEIHEPHLEEDRDYFEACLPIEVMAKRGNETLRYGPMRPDGLTPPDGSKPYAVVQLRAENREKTLFSLVGFQTQLKIKEQERIFRMLPGMEKAEFVVYGKVHRNTYLNSPRVLDDYLRLKGKNNIFFAGQIAGTEGYVEAIWGGLLVSIFIRKLYKTGKLPELPPKTTITGALLDYITHYPYQDFKPMNANLGILSPVNFRIRGKDRRIYKSQRAIRDIIKWKEEHLSEIF from the coding sequence ATGAATGTAGTGGTAATAGGTGGAGGGCTTGCAGGGAGTGAATGCGCAATCAATTTAGCAAAGGCAGGTATAAAGGTTACCCTTTATGAAATGAGACCATTGCGTTTCACCCCCGCCCATAAGACCCCATATTTTGCGGAACTTGTATGCAGTAATTCCTTAAAATCCACCGAACTTCATAATGCACACGGCCTCCTCAAGAAAGAAATGGAAATTTTAGGTTCAAAACTCTTAGAGTTTGCGAAAGAAAGCTCAATAGCCAGTGGAAGAGCTTTGGTTGTTGACAGAGAACTATTTTCAAAAAAAATAACAGAAACTATTGAATCCCATCCTATGATTAAAATAGTAAGGGAAGAGGTAACCTTTCTACCTGAAGCCGACTACATAGTTATTGCCACCGGACCTCTAACCTCTGATAAATTTGCAGAATTTCTCAAAGGCTTAATTGGTGAAAGTTTTTTAAACTTCTATGACGCTGTGGCACCCATTGTTACCTCAGAATCTCTGGATACAAGCAAAATGTATTTCAAAGACAGACACGGTGAACAGGATGATATTTATCTAAACATACCTCTCACCAGGGACCAATACCTTGCTTTTGTCGAAGAACTCAGAAAAGCCGAAATACATGAGCCGCATCTCGAAGAAGACAGAGACTATTTTGAGGCCTGCCTGCCCATCGAAGTGATGGCTAAAAGAGGTAATGAGACTCTTCGCTATGGTCCTATGCGTCCTGATGGGCTTACACCACCTGATGGAAGCAAGCCTTACGCTGTTGTTCAGTTACGTGCTGAAAACCGGGAGAAAACCCTCTTCTCCCTTGTCGGCTTTCAAACCCAGCTCAAAATCAAAGAACAGGAAAGGATTTTTCGTATGTTACCCGGAATGGAAAAGGCTGAATTTGTGGTATATGGAAAGGTCCACAGGAACACCTACCTTAACTCTCCCCGGGTTCTTGATGACTACCTGAGGCTGAAGGGAAAAAATAACATCTTCTTTGCCGGTCAGATTGCAGGTACAGAAGGGTATGTAGAAGCAATCTGGGGAGGGTTATTGGTTTCAATATTTATCAGAAAACTATACAAAACGGGAAAACTACCCGAGCTTCCACCCAAAACCACTATAACCGGTGCATTGCTCGATTACATTACCCACTACCCTTATCAGGACTTCAAGCCGATGAATGCCAACCTTGGCATTTTAAGTCCCGTAAATTTTAGAATCCGTGGAAAAGACAGAAGGATATATAAATCTCAAAGAGCAATAAGGGACATAATAAAATGGAAGGAAGAACACTTATCAGAGATTTTCTGA
- a CDS encoding tyrosine recombinase: protein MEGRTLIRDFLSYLKNEKGFSENTVSSYEDDLNQFWEFMRDGLGIREMELVSRNHIREFISVLLRTGFSKRSVERKLSCLRTFFKYLKRLGIIEKNPMLGIRNPKRDQYLPDVLPEKRLNEFLDSWEPQTLNDFRDKAIIELMYSCGLRASEVIELKWESLREKERELKVLGKGKKERIVPVGEKALQAINSYKEKLLKEKGDLNEYIFVNKFGNKLTRRSLWDIINKRFEALAKLYGVHPHSIRHSFATHLLNHGADLRSIQELLGHKSLSTTSVYTNLPFSALLEVYKKTHPRGKEDEK from the coding sequence ATGGAAGGAAGAACACTTATCAGAGATTTTCTGAGCTACCTCAAAAACGAGAAGGGCTTTTCGGAAAACACGGTATCATCTTACGAAGATGACTTAAATCAGTTCTGGGAGTTCATGCGAGATGGCCTTGGGATTAGGGAAATGGAATTAGTGTCGAGAAACCACATAAGAGAATTTATCTCTGTCTTACTTAGAACGGGCTTTTCAAAAAGAAGTGTAGAAAGGAAGCTTTCCTGTCTCAGAACCTTCTTTAAATACCTCAAAAGGCTTGGAATCATAGAAAAGAATCCTATGTTGGGAATCAGAAACCCCAAAAGAGACCAATACCTACCCGACGTACTCCCTGAAAAGAGACTCAACGAATTCCTCGACTCCTGGGAGCCACAAACTCTCAACGACTTCAGAGATAAAGCCATAATTGAGCTTATGTATTCTTGCGGACTTCGTGCTTCAGAGGTGATTGAATTAAAGTGGGAATCTCTGAGAGAAAAGGAAAGAGAATTGAAGGTGCTGGGTAAAGGCAAAAAGGAAAGAATTGTACCTGTGGGTGAAAAGGCATTACAAGCCATAAACTCTTACAAAGAGAAGCTGTTAAAAGAAAAAGGGGACTTGAACGAATATATTTTCGTAAACAAGTTTGGCAATAAACTCACCCGGAGGTCTCTCTGGGATATTATCAATAAAAGATTTGAAGCCCTCGCAAAACTGTATGGCGTTCATCCACATTCAATAAGACACAGTTTTGCCACTCACCTCTTAAACCACGGTGCAGATTTAAGATCTATTCAGGAACTTTTAGGCCATAAATCCCTCTCCACCACCTCGGTTTATACCAACCTCCCATTTTCGGCCCTTTTAGAGGTCTATAAGAAAACGCATCCAAGAGGTAAAGAGGATGAAAAATAA
- a CDS encoding lysylphosphatidylglycerol synthase transmembrane domain-containing protein has protein sequence MKNKVLLWLGFVLSFLFLALVLKDFEVKKLYEIISRLKIWPLLVASLTFFISYYIRGLRWKYLFPEDHEIDVETAVGSFFIGSFGNNIFPARLGDVWRIVLLHQRNGIPKSLVLGATVVERIFDTIAILICGVVALFSSNLPRFYRYTLFGLFILVVFSIFIAWYLEEKYQDKINLPAKLVWVIKNLKLAMKPLNSPSKFLKTLAITLFSWAIEVMSFYYFFYAFGVKTSIAFLALVAFFLNIALSIPSAPSNIGTFEYGFVLAGTLWNYDKSGIFTIALVVHFFRFVVRSIPGIYFSSIWHFKLKS, from the coding sequence ATGAAAAATAAAGTACTTTTATGGCTTGGATTTGTCCTCAGTTTCCTTTTTTTAGCCTTGGTTTTGAAAGACTTTGAAGTAAAAAAACTTTACGAGATTATAAGCAGACTGAAAATCTGGCCACTCCTCGTTGCATCATTAACATTTTTTATAAGCTATTATATAAGGGGCTTAAGATGGAAATACCTCTTTCCCGAGGACCACGAAATTGACGTAGAAACCGCCGTAGGATCTTTTTTTATAGGAAGTTTCGGTAACAACATATTTCCTGCACGACTGGGAGACGTTTGGAGAATAGTGCTCCTTCACCAAAGAAATGGAATCCCCAAAAGTCTTGTCCTCGGAGCCACTGTTGTAGAAAGAATTTTTGACACCATTGCCATATTGATATGCGGAGTTGTTGCACTATTCTCATCAAACCTCCCCCGTTTCTATCGATACACCTTATTTGGACTCTTTATCCTTGTTGTATTTTCTATTTTTATAGCCTGGTATCTTGAAGAAAAATATCAGGACAAAATTAACTTACCAGCAAAACTTGTCTGGGTCATTAAAAACCTGAAACTGGCAATGAAACCTCTAAATAGCCCATCAAAATTTCTGAAAACCCTGGCAATCACCCTTTTCTCATGGGCTATTGAAGTTATGAGTTTTTACTACTTCTTTTACGCCTTTGGAGTAAAAACCTCAATCGCATTTTTGGCGCTTGTAGCGTTTTTCTTAAACATTGCCCTTTCAATTCCTTCTGCCCCTTCAAACATTGGAACCTTTGAATACGGATTTGTTCTTGCCGGAACTTTATGGAATTATGACAAAAGTGGGATTTTTACTATAGCCCTCGTAGTCCATTTCTTCAGGTTCGTAGTAAGGTCAATACCAGGGATATACTTTTCTTCAATCTGGCACTTTAAATTAAAATCTTAA
- a CDS encoding 2,3-bisphosphoglycerate-independent phosphoglycerate mutase, with protein MKIRELYQKNNSKILFLVADGLGGIPHPDFENKTELEYARTPNLDNLAPHSVLGLTIPVEYGITPGSGPAHFSLFGYNPEEVEIGRGALEAYGIGYIMSDDELAIRANFCTITEDRVVTDRRAGRIETEEMKRIVKKLSENIRDIDDCKVTFLPGKEHRFVIILKGKDLHDRVSDTDPQKEGMKLLEAKAYEKEAEKTAEIVNRLVYKVLEVLKDEEKANGVLLRGYSLKPKVESFEEKTGMKALSLANYPMYKGITRILGMDTPDVGESFVDLVHYLKAHFAKYDFVYLHYKYTDKAGEDGDFLKKVKYIEELDSYLPEILSLNPDVFVITGDHSTPSLLKSHSWHPNPLLIHSRNMGFDGIERFTERNCTRGSLGIMYAYHLLPIAMAAGLKLKKWGA; from the coding sequence ATGAAGATAAGAGAACTTTACCAGAAGAATAATTCTAAGATTTTATTCCTCGTGGCTGACGGCCTTGGGGGGATTCCACATCCCGACTTTGAAAACAAAACGGAATTGGAATATGCGAGAACTCCAAATCTTGATAATCTTGCCCCACATTCAGTTCTTGGTTTAACTATCCCTGTGGAGTACGGTATAACGCCAGGAAGCGGGCCTGCCCACTTTTCCCTCTTTGGATACAATCCGGAGGAAGTTGAGATTGGAAGAGGAGCCCTTGAGGCTTATGGTATTGGCTATATTATGTCCGATGACGAACTTGCGATCAGGGCGAACTTTTGCACCATCACAGAGGATAGAGTTGTGACCGATAGAAGGGCAGGAAGGATTGAAACGGAAGAGATGAAGAGGATTGTGAAGAAACTCTCGGAAAACATAAGGGATATTGACGATTGTAAAGTTACTTTTTTGCCGGGAAAAGAACATAGGTTCGTAATCATATTAAAAGGTAAGGATTTACATGACAGGGTTAGCGATACCGATCCCCAGAAAGAAGGTATGAAGCTTTTGGAGGCGAAGGCTTACGAAAAAGAAGCTGAAAAGACAGCGGAAATTGTAAATAGGCTGGTTTATAAAGTCCTTGAAGTTTTGAAGGATGAGGAGAAGGCCAATGGGGTCCTTCTCAGGGGATATTCCTTGAAGCCGAAGGTAGAGAGTTTTGAAGAAAAGACAGGGATGAAGGCCCTCTCACTAGCGAATTACCCTATGTACAAAGGGATCACGAGGATTCTTGGCATGGATACTCCCGACGTAGGTGAAAGTTTTGTTGACCTTGTCCATTACCTCAAAGCCCATTTTGCAAAATACGATTTTGTCTACCTTCATTACAAATATACAGATAAAGCTGGGGAAGATGGCGATTTCCTGAAAAAAGTGAAATACATTGAAGAGCTGGATTCCTATCTGCCCGAAATTCTTTCTTTAAATCCTGATGTTTTTGTGATTACCGGCGATCATTCCACGCCTTCCCTGCTTAAATCCCACTCATGGCACCCTAATCCGCTTCTCATACATTCAAGGAATATGGGATTTGACGGGATTGAGAGGTTTACAGAGAGGAATTGTACAAGAGGTTCTCTGGGTATTATGTATGCGTATCACCTCCTTCCTATTGCCATGGCGGCGGGTTTGAAACTTAAGAAGTGGGGAGCTTAA
- a CDS encoding ABC transporter ATP-binding protein: MKVIEVKDLSFSYVKFFEPLIKNVSFSVEQGTFLSIIGPNGSGKTTLFRLLTGIIKPEHNKVLVWGRDINSYPRKELVKYISALPSTEIIYNEVLRVDDYLELARYPYITGFAGLSDIDYSIIETAKKITQTHKLGKKYLWELSQGELARVRIARMIAQDSKILIMDEPTAHLDIDHKLWFFGALRRMKANGKTVIAIIHDINFAYRFSDELLVLNDGRVEYLGKRENVDFKLLERVFNVKIKRVNDDLIFEETF, encoded by the coding sequence ATGAAGGTAATAGAGGTTAAGGACCTCAGCTTCTCTTATGTTAAATTCTTTGAACCTCTGATTAAGAATGTTAGCTTTTCAGTGGAACAGGGTACTTTCTTATCTATTATTGGTCCCAATGGCTCCGGGAAGACGACCCTTTTTAGACTGCTCACAGGTATTATAAAACCCGAGCATAATAAAGTTTTGGTATGGGGTAGAGATATTAACTCCTATCCCCGCAAGGAGCTGGTTAAGTACATTTCAGCCCTTCCATCAACGGAGATTATCTATAATGAGGTGTTGAGGGTGGATGATTATTTGGAGCTGGCGAGGTATCCTTATATTACTGGCTTTGCGGGGTTGAGTGATATTGACTATTCCATTATTGAGACTGCGAAAAAAATTACGCAGACTCATAAACTTGGTAAAAAGTATCTGTGGGAGCTCTCCCAGGGTGAGCTTGCCAGGGTAAGGATAGCAAGGATGATTGCCCAGGATTCAAAAATTTTAATTATGGATGAGCCTACAGCCCACCTTGACATAGATCATAAGCTTTGGTTTTTTGGCGCTTTGAGAAGAATGAAAGCGAATGGGAAGACCGTAATTGCAATTATTCATGACATAAATTTTGCTTATAGGTTTTCCGATGAACTCCTCGTATTAAACGACGGGAGGGTAGAGTACCTTGGCAAGAGGGAAAATGTGGATTTTAAACTTTTGGAAAGGGTGTTTAACGTTAAAATTAAAAGGGTCAATGATGACCTTATTTTTGAGGAAACCTTTTAG
- a CDS encoding iron ABC transporter permease, producing MRKYWYIYLIVLLLVLFVFSYLYVTNFTFKTPSEEILRLRILRFVVTFVAGYVLAISGVSLQTILQNPLADPYILGVSSGALLGIAISKVAGISLQFVFSIPAFIFSVLAIFFIYYLARVKGSLVKELLILGGLFLNFFFNGIVFYLLVLKREVLEEILYILWGFTGVIVTEGELPLLVITLFLALIVASLPLLKTKELDAITLGDPEALSLGIDVNKIRIMVFFTTSASTALIVSITGAIGFVGLMVPNIIKKIIGGKHAVLLPVSGLGGSLMLLVADSVSRVVAPVELPLSIILGIFAVPFFFWIVWRQRNEGNRG from the coding sequence ATGCGAAAATATTGGTACATTTATTTGATTGTCTTACTCCTTGTGCTCTTTGTTTTTAGCTACCTTTACGTGACCAATTTTACTTTTAAGACACCTTCCGAGGAGATTTTAAGGCTGAGGATTCTCAGGTTTGTGGTCACTTTTGTTGCAGGCTATGTGCTTGCAATATCGGGTGTATCGCTCCAGACAATTCTTCAAAATCCTCTGGCAGACCCCTATATTCTTGGCGTTTCTTCGGGTGCTCTTTTGGGTATTGCAATTTCTAAGGTTGCAGGCATAAGTTTGCAGTTTGTCTTTTCAATTCCGGCTTTTATCTTTTCTGTTCTTGCCATTTTCTTTATCTATTACCTTGCAAGGGTAAAGGGCAGTCTTGTTAAAGAACTGCTTATTCTTGGTGGACTTTTTCTCAATTTTTTCTTCAATGGAATTGTTTTTTATCTTCTGGTGCTGAAAAGGGAAGTACTGGAGGAGATTCTTTACATACTCTGGGGATTTACGGGAGTGATAGTTACAGAAGGCGAACTGCCTCTCCTTGTTATCACTCTGTTCTTAGCGCTTATTGTAGCTTCACTACCTCTTTTAAAAACGAAAGAGCTGGATGCAATTACCTTGGGCGATCCTGAGGCGTTGAGCCTGGGAATTGATGTAAATAAAATAAGGATAATGGTTTTTTTTACCACTTCGGCAAGTACCGCACTGATTGTTTCAATCACAGGGGCTATAGGATTTGTAGGGCTTATGGTTCCAAATATTATAAAGAAGATAATCGGCGGTAAGCACGCGGTGCTTTTGCCGGTGAGTGGGCTTGGAGGGTCTTTAATGCTACTTGTTGCGGATTCGGTTTCGAGAGTGGTTGCACCGGTGGAACTTCCTCTCAGTATTATTCTGGGTATTTTTGCGGTCCCGTTCTTTTTCTGGATTGTGTGGAGGCAGAGAAATGAAGGTAATAGAGGTTAA